The window ataattttattttttattattatgacaTTATACACAGTTAGACAATCGGAGGGCAAGCGTCGGTCCTGCGCCAATTTTTGATGTGCaataatgtgggaggaatgcAACAAGTCGGGGCGTattaaagaaatcaagtttttttttttattccagacGGCCGTTTGCGCAGCGTGGAAGAAGGTGCGAGGGGCGGTAGGTATCCCTCCGCCTCGGCAGCGACTCGCGTCGCTCCAAAAGATGCAACCGACATTTGGGGCGTTGACAGTAGGCTCCAAATTGCAAGTTTGACGAGGGGAGGCGAGGCGGGGCGGGGCGTCATCGCGAACGCCGAGCCAAAAGGTGCGCGTTGCGAGGGGCCGGTATCGCTGCGCGCCGCGAGTGGAAAGTAGATCCGGCCGGGAAGGGGCAGGGGCAGGTTCTGGAGCCGAGGCAGAGAGGGGGGGGCCACAGCCGCACTTTAGCACAGCCAGGAACGGGAGCACTTTGGAAGCTTCGaccagcgagagagagagaaagaaagccaGCCAACGAACCAGCTAGCCAGCCAACGCCAACGCCGGCCCCATTTCTCAGATCGCCGTCAGCCCCACGTCTGTCAGCTCCCCCCCTCGCCAGGCCATGCGCGTCCACTAGCGAGGCGTGCTTTTGCTTTGCCGGCGGAGTCCCGACCGACCACAGCACCGACCAGACGCAACATGTCCCACGGGCTGACCCTGCTGCTCTTCGCCCTGTGCGTGGCCGCGCAGCGGGCAGACTCTGCGGTAAGTCCTGACTCATTTTGAAAAGACGCTCTCGAGTATACTGGAGTTCTCCGGGACCCCCCCCCTCCGCGTCccgcttttggaacaagtgTGGGGGGGGTCTTGCACTCGGACTTTTTTGCCGAGTTGCTTTTGGCTTTTGCCATTGCCATTCGTGACAAAATAGCATGGGGTTAGCGCAAGTGGGaccatttgaaaataaagaACGTGCTTGCTTGCGTGCGTGTTAGGTGACATTGGACTTGTTGCTCACGCATGCCAACCTGACTTTAGACGCTACGTTGCGCGTGTAAAGTCAAGCCGTGCGCGCACCTCACGTCATCTACCCCCGATGAAGCCAATGTGAAGGCTCATGAATAATTCCAAATCCATGCAGAGCGAGCGATGCAAGCGGACAGGCGGGGCCACGCCCCCAAAAGGATGGCTTCGAGCAGGCGTGGCTCACGTGCTTTTTGCTTGCCGGTCACCTTGGCAACTCTGTTTGCCCAATGACCTGTCAACATCCAGACGGAATCTGCCGGTCGAAAGCGACAGGCGTCTCAAGCGTGTGGACGGGCGCTTGTTTAGAGGCTCTTGTAAGTTTTTGctccaaagtgaaaaaaaaaaagacattcctTCAGGAACATGTCTATTCCAAACACGTGAGCTCACCGACGCCCCCTCGTGGAGCTTTGCTGGAACTTCCTTAGGTATAGAAGGAGTTCTAGCATTAAATGCGGTGCGCAGACAGGTGAGCGAGTTCAGCAACAACTCGTACACCTGGACGCTTTTTCCTTTGAAAGCACCGACAGGCAATTGATTCGAGGCACGCCCACCGGGAGACGGCGCCGCCGAGTTTGGCTAGCCACAACAGCCTGGGGTCGTGACATCACGTTTCCAGCAAATCCTTCTTTCCGCTCTTTTGCGCGCACCGACCTCACCGTCCAATGTCAAATTCCTGCATGGGTTTGGCCGGTTATTGGCCCGATCGTCCTCATTTGGCTTGATGAGACACCACGCCCAACTTTTGTATACGTTTAAGAAACGACGACGCCGCGAGAAGTCACAATTGGCCAAAAGTCAACGAGAAGCAGCGGTAAATGTTTGGACAAGTCACTTGCTGAAAAAGCAATCTCGGCGTCCCGAGGCAAGCCAAGAGCTTAACTCGCGGACGGCTATGGACGTCCACTCCGTGGACTGCCTGCCGGGAACGCTGCCAGCCAAAGAAGGAACCTTTTAAATGGCGTGCGGGTCGACTAGCGACAAAGTCATTCCAAGTCCCGGCAGAAGCCCGATGGGAGGTCTGTCCTCGCGAGTGGCGCCCACCTTTGTCACGACTTGGGGTTTTTGGCCCGTGTTGTTTGTTCGCTAAAGAAGGGAAGCGAAAAAGACGCGGCGGATGTTTTTGCCGTCAGCGCGTTCCCGGGTTTTGGCCGGAACGCGGGCGGCGGACTCGCGTTTAGCCCTCGGTGGGGATTCGGCTGGAGCGTTTCGCCAAGTGCTTTCGTGCCAGGCTGATGAGAAAATCAGACGGGGGCTGGATTTTGgagttgttgattaatgtgcCTTTGGACTGTTGTCTACTTTAGGAAAACAGCTCCTTCTACCAAGGGCGGGCCGTCGTCGTGGAACGTAAGGTTAAAGGTCGGAATCGGGTCGTGGCACAAGGTGGCGGCGGTCCATCGGGCTCGCCGCCCAGTTTGCCATTCTTTGTGTGGCTCTATCCAAGATCCATGTCGCCGCGGCACTACGAAACGATGTCTCATTTAGCCACCCCTGAAAATGCCTAAACGTTTAcgtttcttcttctttccaAAAATCCCGACGGCGGAAGCTGGACAAGGTGTCTCCACGCCATTTGAGTGGATCTCCCATCCAAATAGAGCTAACTCCGAGACGAGTCCGAGGCCCGGAGGTTGACTCGGTCGAGGCGCGCTCTCCAAACCACTTCCCAAATGGCGTTCGGATGGCGCAGACTCGGTTAATCCGGGGCAGCGCGGTGGCTGGAATGCGACTAAGCTGGGGGGGGATAAAGCGTCAGGGCGCCCGGCCACTCTCGCCCTTTGCCTTCCTTCCTACGTCCTCCACCGTGGTTTTATACCTCGGCGGGAGGAAATTGGGAAGAGGTGGAAGTCGAGCTGGCCGTTCGGCGGCTCCCGCATTGGGGGCCCCGAGCTCGATTGGCGGGGAATTTTCAGCCGTTCGGCGAGGCACGACATCTGTGGCGAGGGGGGCCGCGGAGCGACGGCGGCTCCCACGTTGGGGGCCCTCGAGCTCCATTGGCGCGACATTTTCGGGCTCGAGGCGAGCCAGAAACCTGCCCCGACGTGCCCGCCTCCGCGCAAGACGGCGTCTGAAAAACTGACGGGCAGGCGAGAGGGAACGTGTTTGGGCCGACAGCGCTTGCCAGGAGAGACGTCTAATAGATTGTCTAAATCCTCCATAAATCATCCATAAAGGAAATGGGAGGCTTTGATTTGTCAAAAGCGTTAGGGATTGCTCCCGCCCGCCTGCACGCCAATGGGACTTGGGACAAATGTTAGCAGGTGAACGCAGATGTGACTTTCCCACGAGAAGGTCAGGGTGGGTGAAGTGGAAGAGCGCCCGTCCTGCATTCTCCCAGAAAGGCGCGCTTATCTTGTTGTGTCTATAACGGCGGTAAATGTTGAGATTAGGCCCGGGCTCATCCAAACACATTCGGGTCACTCGAAGCAGCGGAGTAGCCCAGATGTCTAAACATCCTCCAGTGAGACTCTGGAATGTACCAGCTGATTTACACGATAGTCAAGTGGAACCCAAGGGGGACGTAGCCGTCCCGCAGAGATACCATATTCCAACGGCGCGGGGGCCCGCCAGTGGGAGAGGGAGCGGGAGGTGGATTGGGTACGTTTGGCTTCGCGACGGTCCAGAAGAAAGAATTCCCGCAGGAGCCCGGCGACAAGATCGCACACGTGCGTGCGAGGGGTACTCCAGATTTGCAGCTAGGGGTCTTCCTCTTCTAGTCAAAACACACTCAGACATTCGGGCCGACGGGGAAACATTTGCTTCGGTGGTGGCGTCGTCACCTTCAAGTGGTCCATTACAAGTTTGCTAGcctcattttttaatttcctgGAGCCGCGCGAATTTGTGTTTAACGTGCTAAGTGAGGTGGTGGCATCCCGTAAAACAGCGTCGCCTCCTGGGCAAGTCGAGGTATTGCACTTACTTGCCGTTTGTCGAGGTTGAAGGTCGACAGTAGTCTCCCCCCTATTTCTATTTCCCCCATTGTCGCGGGGCAAAACAAAGTGCCAGCGCTCATCCCAGACCACATTGAGCTGAAGCAGACCAGAGGCTAATCTGGAGAGCCGGCCGGCCGACCCTTGTAACAACACACCGGCCCCGCGCGGCCTTGGCGAGCCAAGCGCCAACGCAATGGGGCGTGCGGGGTGTCCGCCCCCTCTCGCTTTGGGCTTTCTGCTgctcctgtttttttcccctgactaTTGATTGTTTTGAGATGGCCAGCTGGAAATGATGCGGACAACAAGCACGGGAGAACTATTTTCTCAGCATCCTCCCACGACAAAGTCCCTTTGCGTGGTGGGAGCTGTGGATGCAAGCGGCCGTTTGGAACCTGCACAATGTTTCCCAGGGAAGGAAAGGGAAAGGGAAGGGGCTGGCTGCTGCACTCTCAATGTTGCCGTCCCATAAAAACAGTATTCACGAGCGCCCTCTTGTGGTGCAAACCGGTAGCTTTTCAGAAATTCTACACACAAGTTCTTAGTTGCAACAGTTTAAGGCCAACTTACCTCTTCATaggccaaaaaaagaagaatcatttcatttcagtcAATGTATTTGTACAAGAACATGCATGATTGAAACTGTACTACCCACctgttagatgaacaaaattgcaatgacaatgctgtttaaaactgctactcgtgtgtgtgtgtttgtgtgtgtgtgcgcttgcGCATGTGGcatcgtttaccttcaacctgcacaagggattaaagatggaaattagccctcagctacaatcgtccatatttacatatattcattcacatgtgctgtcccttttaaagaaatcaaactcaaacttgcTACAACTAAGCGTAGCTTGAAAATATACACTAGCGGGTAAAATTGAGGCGTGTTTGTCTACTAGGCTTGCCACGGATGTGCGGGATCCAAATGCGACTGCAGCGGAGTCAAAGGAGCCAAGGTAACCTTCGCCTTTTTGACCAAAGCGCTCGCGGGCAACGTCGCCCGTGCTCAACATGCCATCGGGTGCGCAGGGCGAGCGGGGTTTCCCGGGTCTCAGCGGACAGCCGGGAGTGCCGGGCTTTCCGGGACCCGAAGGGCCGATCGGACCCCGCGGGGAGAAGGTGGGTCGATGCGGCTGGACTTTGCACGCTTTTCGTTCCGAATGAAGATGCCGTTCCAATcccgtcttttgtttttgtttttcttccaggGCAGTGACGGGCCAATGGGATTTTCTGGCCCAAAAGGAATAAGAGTGAGTGTTGTCCTGATGAACACCACCAGCACATTAGCAACCAATTGAATTTGGTCAGATTTGGCACATTGGGAACACTGTTGTAGTTCCCCTTGGTCTCCAGCAGATGTCGCCATCTGGGGTTAGTGAAGCGATAAGTAGATTGTCACTGATTGTTATTATCCCCTCCATTCAGGGACCTCCTGGATTGCCTGGATTCCCAGGAACACCAGGGCTTCCGGTGAGCTTTCAGGATGAGGAAAAACTGTCACCATAGTTCAGTGCTGTtgtccttttgtcaattcagacCCCTTTCCCCTTTCTCAGGGTCTACCCGGGCAGGATGGAGCGCCAGGACCAAGAGGAACGGCAGGTTGCAACGGGACAAAAGTACGTGGAGGAAAGTACTTGAAAAGACCAACCATTGGCCCGCTTTGAAACATTTGGATTTTGGACTTCCTCTGACCTCTAGGGTGAAATTGGCTTCCCGGGAACCTCGGGGATCCCAGGACAGCCTGGACTGTCGGTGAGTCTGCTAGAGAAATGCACTTTGTTGCGCGGTGAGCCTGGACTTAATCATCTTCTTCCACAGGGTCcgcctggtcttcctggacagAAGGTGGGGGATTTTGAAATTCTTTGCCATGGATGAAATGGGAAAAACTGTTTCGAGCGCTGAAACGCTTCCATTTTGCTTCGCAGGGCGATCCCGGTGACGTGATCTCAACCAATCGTTTTGGGGAGAAAGGAGCTGTGGGATTCCCCGGACTGCCAGGCGTCCCGGTGAGTCTCCCTCGTGCTGGCGTGTCACGGATTAGCGGAGGAGAGTAAGACCTTGAACGATTGACTTACCATTACGCACTCCTTGAAAATATCCAAGGGTCCTCCAGGACCCGCTGGCTACCAAGGTCCCGTCGGCCCTCCGGGAACGAGAGGCTTTGAGGTAAGCGGCCAATTTTCACCCGAGACCATACACTTGCTGATTCAATGGTTGTGCGGCAGGGTCGACCGGGTCCTCCGGGTCCTCCAGGACCAAAGGTGAGCTCTCTTGTCCTCAAATTGATCGTTCGTGAAAGAGAATGGTCATGGTGATCCAACTCTTTTTTTCCCGCTGAAATAGGGGAACATGGGACTGAACTTCCAAGGACCCAAAGGTGAAAAGGTACTGTCTCCTCACAAGGCACTGCGGCTCTTCAAATTTTCTTCGATTCAACTGACTTCGAGCAAATTTGACTGTGCGCAAAGGGTGAGACCGGTTTACCGGGACCCGCCGGGCCGCCGGGCCAAGTCGGGGAGCAGAAGAGGCCAACTGAGATCGAGATTCAGAGAGGAGACAAGGTAAAGCTACCGACCGGGAAGGGCCCGCCCGTGCGATGACACGGAAAGAGAAGAAAGAAGTGGCGGTGAATGCGCACACCTTGCATGTATACTTTGAACACTCAGTCTTTTGCACTTGTCCATTGAAAGGGTGACCCCGGACTCCCGGGACTACCTGGTGATCCGGGCTACCCAGGTCCTCCTGTAAGTTTGTTGCCGCCGTTTGAAAATGCTTCCCGTGAAGTTGAACCGTGGGATTTGAGTTCCTGGGAAATGGACATTGTCTATTTTTGATTGGTGATTTCAGGGTACCCCCGGCGGCCAGAAGGGAGAAAAGGGAGAACCGGGAGAGGCAGGCAAACGTGTGAGTTTTCAAGACCAACTCCATTTGGGCCCATTTGACGCGTAGATGTCTCACCTCTCGCCGTTTGGATTTCCTTAAACAGGGCAAACCGGGCAAAGACGGCGACCCGGGTCCACCGGGTTTCCTCGTGAGTCCCGGGAACTCTCGGTCAATGCGTGAAATGACAGACTGCTCAGAACTGCTTTGATTTCCCTCTTCTCCCAGGGTCTCAAAGGAGAGTCGGGCTTGCCAGGTCCCGCAGGCAGAGATGGGGAGAGAGTACGTTCTTTTCTTTGGAAATCTTGTCCATGATTCACGTGGGATGGCTGAttccattcaactttttttctttttcttcggAAGGGTACCAAAGGTGACCGTGGATTCCCAGGTTCTCCGGGACTGGTGCGTATTCTACCGAGCCCGGGTGCCAAGAAATAAGCCCATTCAACCGTAGCCTCCGGAGTCTCCCGTGGAGGATTCGCCTTGATGCTCTTTGTCTCACCAGGTGATTGGCGGACAAACGGACCCGCAGGTGGGACCCAAAGGCGAGCCCGGTTTCCCTGGCTCACCCGGCATCAAAGGAGACCGCGGACTCCCAGGTCAGCGGAGAACGATCTTGTCTGGACTCAAGTCAAAATAAGGTGAGTTTCTAAGAAGTGTTGGACCTCCTCTAGGCGTGACAGGACCTTCAGGAGCGCCAGGAATTCCgggtggcggcggcggaggctcAGCAGGCTCCCCAGGCTTCCCGGGGGAGAGAGGTCAAAAGGGAGACACCGGCAGTCCGGGGCTCTCTCTTCCAGGGCCTCCGGGGCGCCCCGGCGCCAATGGGTTGCCGGGGCCTCAGGGGCTCCCTGGGCGCAGTGGCAGCTCGACCGGTGGCGAAGCCTGTCTCCCCGGCAATCCCGGACGTCCCGGCCTATCGGGGGAGAGAGGTTACCCCGGAGATGCGGGCCAAAAAGGTCAGATGTCAGTTTGGTGGACTCTTTGGAGTTCATATTTAAGGGATCAATCCATGGGTCTGTTAACATTTCAGGTGAAAAGGGCGAGACCTGTGTCAACTGCTATAGTGGCACGGGTGGCATCCGTGGACCTCCAGGGCCTGCAGGTCAACCTGGATACCCAGGTAACACGATAACTCGCACTTTGGTCGATGGTTAACAGATGTTAACGCACAGTCTCGAAAAGGCCTAGACTAAAATCTAAATCGGGTGTATTCAGGAAATTCAGGTTCTCCAGGTATTAAAGGAGAAAGAGGCTTCCCTGGATCGCCCGGCGCAAATGGAGGACCCGTGAGTGAAATTTTCACAATATTTacccctttaattttttttggttgacaTCTCCTGGTCTCTGTGTTCCACAGGGTATTCCTGGGCCTAATGGTCCTCCCGGATTCCCAGGAGAGAAAGGAGATCCGGGTGAAGCCATCTCTGGCGGTGGTGACAGAGGTGAGAAGGGTGACACGGGATTCCCCGGAGCACCTGGTCTTCCAGGTCTAGATGGACGGCCGGGTCGCGATGGACAGCCTGGTCTTGCGGGCCCCAAAGGAGCTCCTGTAGGTTGCCAACTGGTTCTCCGGTGACTAAGGCCATTTGAACCCACCATTGTTCACCAACATCTTATTTTGTTGCATCTGATAGGGATCGCTTCAAATCAGGGGAGAGCGAGGGAGCCCTGGTGATCCAGGTCCTCCTGGGATTGGAGGAGATCGTGGCGCACCGGGACCACCTGGCTTTGGGCCCGCTGGATCCCCTGGAGAAAAGGGTGTCCAGGGTGTCTCGGGCAGCCCCGGAGTTCCCGGTTTTCCTGGTATCGGAGACGTTTGATTGTGTAGCTTGTCAGCTAGAATTATCCcgtgaaaggaaaacaaaatgttCCCATCTGTCGCTTGCAGGTGCCAAGGGTGAGCCAGGCGAGGCAGTGGCAGAAAAGGGCCAGCCCGGGGCCAGAGGTCTGGATGGTGAGCCAGGACGTCCTGGGGCACCAGGTACGGGTTCTTCAACCCAGCACCACAGCGCCTGGTCGAGGACAAGGAATTTGATCATTTCTCTGGGATTTCAGGAAACTCAGGTCAGCCAGGTCAGCCTGGATTCCCTGGAGTGCCAGGAGCGAAGGGCGACCCTGGATTACCGGGAATCGGACTACCGGGACCTCCTGGATCTAAAGGTAATCTTGCAATTGAagtctttgctttttttcttcatccatATCCCAACTAACTGCAACCACCTCTTCTTGTTCTTGCCTTCTAGGTTTCCCTGGTATCCCTGGGCAACCAGGCACTCCGGGAGGATCAGGTAGACCAGGAGTAGACGGCCTTCCAGGCCAGCCCGGATTCCCCGGGGCAAAGGTCAGTTGAGATTTTTCCAAACTTACCTTCATTGAAATGGACAAAGCGCAATTTGCAACGTTCCGTTTTTCTGTGTGGTCACCTTTTGACAGGGCGAACCTGGCTTTGGACTCCCGGGTCCGCCTGGCCCTCCAGGTGTACCAGGAGCTAAAGGACTATACGGGCTCAAGGGAGACTCCGGCTTCCCCGGAAGCCCTGGGTCACCAGGAAGATCTGGATTTGATGGCGCACCAGGGGCTAAGGGTATTTGaatattgtaattttatttcttctacAAGACAAGGCAAGACCCCAAACCAACATGGTTCCTCCGTTGTCCTAGGTGAATCGGGAACATCTGGTATCCCTGGACCTCGTGGCCCACCGGGACCACCAACGGAAGGCTCACGCGGGCTTCCAGGAGCCCCTGGACTTCCCGGCCCAATGGGTGCACCTGGTAAGGAGAACTTGAAAGCCGTTTGACAGTTGGAATGTTTTTCACATTTGTAACAAACAGAATAAGCCAGTGTTCTACCCCAAACAGGATTTCCTGGAGGAAATGGCGCAAAGGGAGACCCTGGCACTCCCGGTTTGGATATTCCGGGCCTGCCAGGAGACAGGGGAAGTCCTGGTTTCCCCGGGTCTCCAGGGCCAGCTGGAACTCCAGGACCCCCGGGAGGGCCTGGACGAGATGGCTTTTCGGGACAGCCGGGTAAAGAATACGTTCAAGAACATTTGAAATGGACTGCTACAAGCAAAATTTGTTGATGCGCCACCTCTAGTAGTTCATCTGTTGAATGACTCCCAGAAAAATTCTTGAAAAGTCATACGTCATACGTTCATGTTCCCATGGTTGGCGCCATTTGGTGAGGCGCTGCTGTTATTCCCATTTCCCTCTTGCCTTCAGGCGCTAAAGGTGATATGGGTCCGATCGGATCTCCCGGAACACCCGGACAAAATGGTGGTCCTGGGGCACCTGGTGGTCCTGGACAGAAAGGTTTTGATTGACCTACACCCACTTGAAATGTTGTTGGTGAAGAACCAGGGAAAGAAAACTAAAGatagtttttttatattatcttCAGGTGAATCTGGATTCCCTGGTAGGGATGGCGTACCTGGCGGTCCTGGCTCCAAAGGAGAAAGAGGCAGCGTTGGGGAACGAGGACCACCAGGATACAACCCGCCGCCTATTTTCAAAAAGGGCGACAAAGGAGACCCTGGACTGTCAGGCACGACTTTTAGCACACCTGTCGCCCTTCCAACATAGGACTAGA is drawn from Stigmatopora argus isolate UIUO_Sarg chromosome 20, RoL_Sarg_1.0, whole genome shotgun sequence and contains these coding sequences:
- the col4a5 gene encoding collagen alpha-5(IV) chain isoform X1; this translates as MSHGLTLLLFALCVAAQRADSAACHGCAGSKCDCSGVKGAKGERGFPGLSGQPGVPGFPGPEGPIGPRGEKGSDGPMGFSGPKGIRGPPGLPGFPGTPGLPGLPGQDGAPGPRGTAGCNGTKGEIGFPGTSGIPGQPGLSGPPGLPGQKGDPGDVISTNRFGEKGAVGFPGLPGVPGPPGPAGYQGPVGPPGTRGFEGRPGPPGPPGPKGNMGLNFQGPKGEKGETGLPGPAGPPGQVGEQKRPTEIEIQRGDKGDPGLPGLPGDPGYPGPPGTPGGQKGEKGEPGEAGKRGKPGKDGDPGPPGFLGLKGESGLPGPAGRDGERGTKGDRGFPGSPGLVIGGQTDPQVGPKGEPGFPGSPGIKGDRGLPGVTGPSGAPGIPGGGGGGSAGSPGFPGERGQKGDTGSPGLSLPGPPGRPGANGLPGPQGLPGRSGSSTGGEACLPGNPGRPGLSGERGYPGDAGQKGEKGETCVNCYSGTGGIRGPPGPAGQPGYPGNSGSPGIKGERGFPGSPGANGGPGIPGPNGPPGFPGEKGDPGEAISGGGDRGEKGDTGFPGAPGLPGLDGRPGRDGQPGLAGPKGAPGSLQIRGERGSPGDPGPPGIGGDRGAPGPPGFGPAGSPGEKGVQGVSGSPGVPGFPGAKGEPGEAVAEKGQPGARGLDGEPGRPGAPGNSGQPGQPGFPGVPGAKGDPGLPGIGLPGPPGSKGFPGIPGQPGTPGGSGRPGVDGLPGQPGFPGAKGEPGFGLPGPPGPPGVPGAKGLYGLKGDSGFPGSPGSPGRSGFDGAPGAKGESGTSGIPGPRGPPGPPTEGSRGLPGAPGLPGPMGAPGFPGGNGAKGDPGTPGLDIPGLPGDRGSPGFPGSPGPAGTPGPPGGPGRDGFSGQPGAKGDMGPIGSPGTPGQNGGPGAPGGPGQKGESGFPGRDGVPGGPGSKGERGSVGERGPPGYNPPPIFKKGDKGDPGLSGAPGFPGQKGIPGVTGDPGLPGSDGRPGLPGPSGPKGDSGIPGGPGGPGAPGLKGSMGEMGFPGPSGQKGLSGQPGLPGSPGQPGSSGFPGAKGEPGSAGVGPPGLPGIKGDPGQPGFPGGPGSKGTPGLPGLPGLPGGPGAKGDLGPPGFQGSPGIPGPKGLDGGPGGPGLTGASGRPGEPGRPGSPGFSGEKGQAGRDGIPGPAGVKGEPGLPGYGEPGSPGLSGLPGTKGDPGPLGPPGSSGFPGPKGEAGFPGSPGSPGTIGPPGTPGPGLQGPKGIQGPPGPPGRAGVPGPQGPRGTPGIGGGRGEKGIPGAGGQPGFPGQKGDPGVPGFSGPPGVPGGPGGKGDIGLPGVPGFPGPKGDPGIPGGPGLTGDPGDVGPSGPPGEPGFSGPTTVIKGNRGPPGPLGQPGVGGQPGSPGREGLPGPGGDAGDPGPEGPPGFSGPPGRKGDNGPAGQPGQRGYPGPPGSDGPQGAPGLPGSGSAAHGFLITRHSQVQEVPFCPVGTNLIYDGYSLLYVQGNERAHGQDLGTAGSCLRRFSTMPFMFCNINNVCNFASRNDYSYWLSTPEPMPMSMAPITGESIKPFISRCSVCEAPAMVIAVHSQTIQIPNCPANWDALWIGYSFMMHTSAGAEGSGQALASPGSCLEEFRSAPFIECHGRGTCNYYGNSYSFWLATVDEGEMFSKPQSETLKAGNLRTRVSRCVVCMKNT
- the col4a5 gene encoding collagen alpha-5(IV) chain isoform X2 — encoded protein: MSHGLTLLLFALCVAAQRADSAACHGCAGSKCDCSGVKGAKGERGFPGLSGQPGVPGFPGPEGPIGPRGEKGSDGPMGFSGPKGIRGPPGLPGFPGTPGLPGLPGQDGAPGPRGTAGCNGTKGEIGFPGTSGIPGQPGLSGPPGLPGQKGDPGDVISTNRFGEKGAVGFPGLPGVPGPPGPAGYQGPVGPPGTRGFEGRPGPPGPPGPKGNMGLNFQGPKGEKGETGLPGPAGPPGQVGEQKRPTEIEIQRGDKGDPGLPGLPGDPGYPGPPGTPGGQKGEKGEPGEAGKRGKPGKDGDPGPPGFLGLKGESGLPGPAGRDGERGTKGDRGFPGSPGLVIGGQTDPQVGPKGEPGFPGSPGIKGDRGLPGVTGPSGAPGIPGGGGGGSAGSPGFPGERGQKGDTGSPGLSLPGPPGRPGANGLPGPQGLPGRSGSSTGGEACLPGNPGRPGLSGERGYPGDAGQKGEKGETCVNCYSGTGGIRGPPGPAGQPGYPGNSGSPGIKGERGFPGSPGANGGPGIPGPNGPPGFPGEKGDPGEAISGGGDRGEKGDTGFPGAPGLPGLDGRPGRDGQPGLAGPKGAPGSLQIRGERGSPGDPGPPGIGGDRGAPGPPGFGPAGSPGEKGVQGVSGSPGVPGFPGAKGEPGEAVAEKGQPGARGLDGEPGRPGAPGNSGQPGQPGFPGVPGAKGDPGLPGIGLPGPPGSKGFPGIPGQPGTPGGSGRPGVDGLPGQPGFPGAKGEPGFGLPGPPGPPGVPGAKGLYGLKGDSGFPGSPGSPGRSGFDGAPGAKGESGTSGIPGPRGPPGPPTEGSRGLPGAPGLPGPMGAPGFPGGNGAKGDPGTPGLDIPGLPGDRGSPGFPGSPGPAGTPGPPGGPGRDGFSGQPGAKGDMGPIGSPGTPGQNGGPGAPGGPGQKGESGFPGRDGVPGGPGSKGERGSVGERGPPGYNPPPIFKKGDKGDPGLSGAPGFPGQKGIPGVTGDPGLPGSDGRPGLPGPSGPKGDSGIPGGPGGPGAPGLKGSMGEMGFPGPSGQKGLSGQPGLPGSPGQPGSSGFPGAKGEPGSAGVGPPGLPGIKGDPGQPGFPGGPGSKGTPGLPGLPGLPGGPGAKGDLGPPGFQGSPGIPGPKGLDGGPGGPGLTGASGRPGEPGRPGSPGFSGEKGQAGRDGIPGPAGVKGEPGLPGYGEPGSPGLSGLPGTKGDPGPLGPPGSSGFPGPKGEAGFPGSPGSPGTIGPPGTPGPGLQGPKGIQGPPGPPGRAGPTGYEGVPGPQGPRGTPGIGGGRGEKGIPGAGGQPGFPGQKGDPGVPGFSGPPGVPGGPGGKGDIGLPGVPGFPGPKGDPGIPGGPGLTGDPGDVGPSGPPGEPGFSGPTTVIKGNRGPPGPLGQPGVGGQPGSPGREGLPGPGGDAGDPGPEGPPGFSGPPGRKGDNGPAGQPGQRGYPGPPGSDGPQGAPGLPGSGSAAHGFLITRHSQVQEVPFCPVGTNLIYDGYSLLYVQGNERAHGQDLGTAGSCLRRFSTMPFMFCNINNVCNFASRNDYSYWLSTPEPMPMSMAPITGESIKPFISRCSVCEAPAMVIAVHSQTIQIPNCPANWDALWIGYSFMMHTSAGAEGSGQALASPGSCLEEFRSAPFIECHGRGTCNYYGNSYSFWLATVDEGEMFSKPQSETLKAGNLRTRVSRCVVCMKNT